One window of Drosophila busckii strain San Diego stock center, stock number 13000-0081.31 chromosome 3L, ASM1175060v1, whole genome shotgun sequence genomic DNA carries:
- the LOC108599869 gene encoding uncharacterized protein LOC108599869: MFYWIFALCLALQTSAQDICTLQTWAPSCPWSPPPQLINLQTPEAINFIINYHDSRNPKRGIIWDPQLATSAVKNVRQCRVATDRCTPLGNYWTLSQKVASYSYRGFEPKLDHVLGESMKTFFNKTIANGAPTQMRTFSVARTGVANDPYFNQKQELIGCAAARYMTNGNMNFLLCCNYATVMKDAMGPGQGPPTPGLSWDSQG, translated from the exons ATGTTTTACTGGATCTTCGCTCTGTGCCTTGCACTGCAAACTAGTGCCCAGGATATTTGTACACTGCAG ACCTGGGCGCCAAGTTGCCCCTGGAGTCCACCGCCGCAGCTTATAAACCTTCAAACGCCCGAGGCCATCAACTTTATTATAAACTACCATGATTCGCGTAATCCGAAACGTGGCATCATCTGGGATCCGCAACTGGCCACATCGGCAGTAAAAAATGTGCGTCAATGTCGCGTAGCCACCGATCGGTGCACGCCACTTGGCAACTATTGGACGCTGTCCCAAAAGGTGGCCAGTTACTCGTATCGCGGCTTTGAGCCGAAGCTCGATCATGTGCTGGGTGAAAGTATGAAGACCTTTTTCAATAAAACTATCGCCAATGGCGCGCCCACACAAATGAGGACATTCAGTGTGGCACGCACGGGTGTTGCCAACGATCCGTATTTCAATCAGAAGCAGGAGCTGATTGGCTGCGCTGCAGCCAGATATATGACCAATGGCAATATGAATTTCCTGCTGTGCTGCAACTATGCGACGGTTATGAAGGACGCCATGGGACCAGGACAAGGACCACCGACTCCTGGCTTGAGTTGGGATAGTCAGGGGTAA